The genomic segment TCGGCCAGTGCGCGGTGGGCGTTGATCCGCAGTTCGTACGGGGTCTCCGCCTGGAGCACCATCGGCGTCAGCGGGTCCAGGAAGGTGATGGTTCCGTGGTCGGGCGCCTGGAGGATGCCGTGGCGTACGCAGGTGTCGATGTCGGCCGACGCGTGGTAGCAGCCCGCGCGTTGGAGCAGTTCCACCGTGGGGCGGACGGCGGCGCTCGCGGTGACCAGCGCCTGGCGGGCGCTCGCCGGGAGGGCGTCGATCCGGTCGAGTACCGGCCGGCGCAGGGACTCGGGAACGGGCAGGGGTTCCGCCAGGTCGGGCAGGGTGCCCCCGGTGACGCGGACGTGCTCGCCGAGAGCGGAGCTGAGTTCCAGTACCGTACGGGGATTTCCGCCACCGGTCCGGTGCAGGCGGGCGAGGAGCGGCCGGGGCCAGACCGGTTCGTCGTGCCCGTCGAGCAGTTCGGCGGTCTCGCGTACGGTCATGGGCGGCGCCGGCACCGTGAGTACCGGCCGCGGACACAGCTCCCGCGCCTGGGCGCTCCCCAGCTCCCCGGGGCGGGCCGCGGAGGGGCCCGGCCGGGCGTCGGCCTCGTGTCCGTGGCCGTCCGTGCGCAGGGCCACGAGTACCGCCGGTCCGGGGCCGGCGCGTCTGGCGAGGAAGACCAGGATCTCCGCTGTCGGCGCGTCCAGCCACTGGGCGTCGTCGACGACCAGCAGAAGCGGACCGGTGTCCGCCAGCAGGGTGAGGACCTTGCGGACGGCGACGCGCAGGACGAGCGCGTCACGGCCGCCGGTCGGATCGGTCCCGGCGGGCGGCGTGCTCCGCAGGAGCGCTCCTTCGAGCACGGCCCGCTCGTGGGAGCCGAGTCGGGCGAGGACATCGTCCCCGACGGCGGCCAGCAGGTCGATGAGCCCGAGGAAGGGGCTGTCCCGCTCGGAGGGGGACGGGGAACAGCGCAGGATTCGGTGGCCCCGGTCGCCCAGCTCCCGCGTCAGCCGGGACACCACCGTCGTCCGGCCGATGCCCGGCGGCCCGGTGAGGAGGACGCCGCCACCGTCCGCGAGGTGGTCCCGGACGGCGCCGTGCAGGGCGTCCCTGCCGACGGCTCGGCGGCGGGGCGGCCGGGGGTCTGCCGGGGTCTTCGCCAACAGGGTGGTCGGCTCAGTCATCGGGGCCCCTCCGCACACAGCCTCGTCCACGCTCCGAATCGGATCATGAACCTGCCACTCGTCATGCCGCGCCGAATGTAGGACTGTCCTGGACGAAGGTCAACACCTCTTGGGCGCTTGCGGGTTCGGGCCGGGCATACGACCGGGCCGGCAGTGGGGAGACTGCCGGCCCGGTGGTGTTCAGGTGCGCGGACGGAGGGACGCCCGGTCACGCGGCCGTGGCGGCCCCGTGTCCGGTGACGGCCGTGTCAGTGACACGGCCGCTCCCGGGTGTCCGGTTTCAGCAGGCTCCCTGGTCCTTCCAGACGGCCCAGGAACCGGGGGCGTCCGGCTGGGCACCGGTCGAGTACCACTGAGAGGCCCAGGTGTGACCGTTGTACGAGACCTGGTCACCCGGCGAGTAACTGCTGGTCGCGTTCCAGGCCGGCAGGTTGCCGCAGCCCTGCGGCGGGTTGCCGCCGCCGGTGGTGATGGTCCAGGTGAACGTGGCCTCACCGGTGGCGTTGTCGGTGTTCTTCGCCGTGACCTTCACGGACGAGGTGCCGGCGGTGGTCGGCGTACCCGTGACGCGGCCGGTGGAGGCGTTGATCGTCAGTCCGGCGGGCAGGCCGGTGGCGCTGTAGGTCAGTGCCTTGCCACCCGGGTCGCTCGCCTGGATCTGCAGGGAGACCTCGGTGCCGACGGTGCCGTTCTGGTTACCCGGGCTGGTCACCGAGGGCGAGCCGGGCTGGCTGTTGCAGCTGCCGGGGACCGGGTCGGCGCCGGTGACGCTGACCGCCGCCCAGGCGGCGTCGATGGTGTTGTACTCGGTGCAGTGGGCGCCGTAGAGGTCGGCCGCCGCGCGCAGCGAGTCGGTGCGGGCCTGGTGGAAGTTCTCCCGGCTGTTGGCGTAGGAGGCCAGCGCCTTGTACCAGATCTTGCCGACCTTGTCGTTGCCGATGCCGGTGACCGTGGAGTTGTTACAGGTCGGGCTGTTGCCGTAACCGTGGTTGCCACTGCCGACGGCGGCGAGGAAGAACCAGTGGTTGAGCGGGCCCATGGAGTAGTGCGGGTCCAGGTTGCCGTTGTTGCTGCTCCAGCAGTCGGGCGACTGGCCGTCGAGCGAGGGCTGGTTCATCCAGCGCAGCGGCTGGTTGTTGCCGCTGATGTTGATCAGCTCACCCATGGTGTAGTCCGGCGGGTCCACCGGGTTGTTGGCGTAGAACTCGACGAGGGTGCCGAAGATGTCGCTGGTGCCCTCGTTCATGCCGCCGGTCTCGCCGGTCTCGTCCCAGCCGGTGAGCGCGCCGCTCACGCCGTGGCTCATCTCGTGGCCCGCGACGTCGAGTTCGACCAGCGGACGGGCGTTGCCCTGGCCGTCCCCGTACGTCATCTGGCTGCCGTCCCAGAAGGCGTTCACGTACGCGTTGCCGTAGTGGGTCCGGGAGGGGACGCCCCTGCCGTCACCGAAGATGCCGTTGCGGCCCTGGGCGTTCTTGAAGTAGTCGAACGTCATCGCCGCGCCGTAGTGGGCGTCGACAGCGGCGGACGCGGGGTCGCTGTTGGACCCGTTGCCGAAGTTGCCGGTCGAGTTGGTGAAGGTGGTGCCGGTGCCGTTGGTGGCGTGGTTGAGGTTGGTCGTGTAGCCGTTGCCGTGCGACGGGTCCTTCATCGCGTAGCTGCTGCCGGACTGCGTCAGGTCGATCGAGACCTTGCCGCTGTAGATCGACTGGCCGGTGCCCGCGGTGTTGAGGCCGGAGGCGGGCTTCTGGGCGGCGGCGACCGAAGCGGCCACACGCGCGTCCCCGGAGGCCGCGAAGGTGTGCACCTCGTCGTTGGTGCGCACGACCTTGCCGGACCTGGCGTCCACCAGGACGTGGAGGCGGCTGGGCGTCTGGTCCGCGCGGACCCCGCTGACGACGCTCTCCCACACGAGGGTCGCCGCGCTGCCTTCCATCTGCACGGCGAGCTTCGGCGTGGAGACCGAGTCGACACGGCCCTCGAAGGCGCCCTTCGCGGCCTTGGTGGCGCCGGAGGCGGCCAGTTCGGGCTTGGTGGACACGGCCCCCGACGTCTGCGAGCCGGTCGCCAGCGACTCGTACGTCCCGTCCTTCTTCAGGCGTACGACGACGTCACCGCCGTAGGCCGGCAGGCCCTTGTACTTCCGGTCGAACCGGACGGAGGCGGAGCCGTCGCGGTCGACGGCCACGTTCCTGACCGCGAAGACGTCTCCGTCGGCCTGGTGCGCGGCGCCCGCGTGGGCCGCCAGCGCCTTCTGCGCGTGGTCCGCGACGCGGCTGCGGACCTCGGGCGTCGGGTCGGTCGTGAAGGGGGCCGCGGCGAAGGCGCTGGGCCCGGCCGTGGGCGTGGGCGCCGGCGCGGGGGCCGCGAGCGCCACGGGAAGGGCGATGGCGGAGGCGGACACGCACGCCAGTGTGGCCGTCAGGAGCCGGGCGGTTCTTGGTATGTACATAGGAGCGGGGGTTTCCTTTCACCTCATACACGGAGGCCGCGGCCGCTGGGTCGCGTGGGCGGTGACGGAGCCAGCGGTCACATGCGGATGTGCGGGCGACGACGCTCGTGGGTGGAGCGGCGCCGACGCATGAGTGTGCGGAGATGAGAGGTCCGGCTGCCAGGCACTGGGCGAATGGCGAGGGGTTTCCCTATCCCGGCGGGCAGGGCCGGGGGCAGGCGGCGGCCGGTTCGCCGGGCGGGCCGGTCTTCCCCCGGCCGCCGGTCACCCGGACCGCTCCGCGCGCGGACCCCGGCCCGCCGTCCGTGCCGTCCGTGCCGTCCGTGGGTCCCCGGGTTCACAGACCCAGGTCGCTGAGCCTGGCCTCGTACCGGACCGTGACGTCCTCCTGGTCCTCCTCGGCCGGGGCGTCCCACAGGGCGTCCAGTTCGGACCGTACGGCGGCGGGCAGCGCCTCGTACCGATCGGTCCAGGTCTCGGCGCCGGGCATCCAGTAGCCGACCACCTTGAAGCGTTCCGTGGGGAGCTTCAGCTCCTTCCGGAGGTGGCGGCGCACCTCCCGCAGCACGTCGGTCCGGCCCGCGACCCAGATGTACCCGCCGGCCGGGTCGGTGCCGGGCGGGACGGCGGCCTCGACGAGTTCGGCCAGCCGGCTGGGGCCGTGGCCGTTGCCGCCGTGGCTCCAGGTCGTCCTCGCGTGCGGCCGGTCCGGGAGCGGCTGCACGGAGGACGGGCCGGGCACCTCGATGACCGCCCGGGTGGTCACGCCGGCCGGGCTGTCCTCCATGATCCGGGCGACGGCGGGCAGGCCGGTGAGGTCGGCGACCAGGATCTGCCAGGTGAGGTCGGCGGGGGGACGGTAGAGGCCGGTGGGAGCGTTGAGGCCGATCACGTCGCCGGGGCGGGCGGCCGCGGCCCAGCCCGACGCCACACCGTGGGAGTGCAGCACGAAGTCGATGTCGATCTCTCCGGTGTCCGGGCGCACCGCCCGGACGGTGTAGGTGCGCATGGGGGCGGTGGGTCGCCCTTCGGGGGTCCGCCAGCCCCCGTTCTCCGTCGTTTCGGGCAGGGACAGATCGGCGCGGTCGGGGCCGTGCGGGAAGAAGAGGCGTACGTACTCGTCCGGGACGCCCGTGGAGGTGAACGCGGCGAGGTCTCCGCCGTGGAAGGTGATCCGGACCATGGTCCCGGTGAGTGGCCGGACCCGGGCGACGACGGCTCGGTGGATCGTCATGGGGGGGTGCTCCTTCGTGTTTCGGACGGGGTGGTGACGCGTTCGCCTGGGTGGGTCAGGGGCGGGCGGCGGGGTGGGTCAAGGGCAGGCGGCGGGGTGGTCAGGGGCGGGCGGCGGGGGTGTAGGCGTGCCAGAGGGCGGCGTACCGGCCCGCGCGGGACAGCAGTTCGTCGTGGCCGCCCTGTTCGGCGACCCTGCCCCGGGTGAGGATGACGATGTGGTCCGCGGCGCGTGCCTGTTCCAGGCGGTGCGCGACGATCACGCTGGTACGGCCCCGGGTGACCCGTTCAAGGGCCCCCAGGAGACTTCCGGTTCGTGTCCCCGATTCGGCGGTGGCCTCGTCGAGGACGACCACGGGCGGGTCGGCGAGCAGGACACGGGTGAGGGCGAGGTGCTGGACCGCTCCGTCGTCGAGGGGGGCGCCGCCGGGGCCGAGGGGGGTGTCGAGTCCGGATTCCAGCTCCAGTGCCCAGTCGGCGCCGGCCTCGCGCAGGGCGTGGCGCAGTTCGTCGTCGGTGGCGGTGGGCCGGGCGATCCGCAGGTTGTCGGCGAGGGTGCCGTTGAACAGGTGGACCTCCTGGGTGACGAGGTACCGGCCGGCCGGTGTCCCGGCGTCGCCGACGGTGATCCGGCCTTCGGAGGGTTCGCCCTGGCCCGCGATCAGCCGGGCCAGGGTGCTCTTGCCGGAGCCGCTGGCGCCGACGAGCGCCAGGCTGCTGCCTGCGGAAACGTGCAGGGAGACCTCGCTGAGCGCGGGGCCGCCCCCGTCGTACGCGTACGAGACGCCCTTCACCTCGATCTCCGGGGGGTGCGTGGCGCCGGCCTCGGTGGCGGTCCCGCCGGGGTCCCGGCCCAGGTCGGTGACGCCGACGAGGCGGGCCAGTCCGACGGTGGCCCGCTGGATGTCGTCGAGGCTGCCCAGGAGCGCGCCGACCGGGCCGAAGAGCCGGTGGAAGTAGAGGGCCGCGGCGGTGGCGGCGCCGAGCGTGACGGCTCCGGAGCCGAGCAGTGCGTAGCCGGTCATGAGGACGGCGGCGAGGCCCAGGAACTCGGCCGCGTGGAGCCATCCCGTGAAGCGGTTGCGCAGCCGTACCCCGTCGCGCTGCCGTTCGACGGCGAGCGCGCCGCGTCGGGCGACTTCGCCGAGGTGCTGGTCCTGGGTGCGGTACGCGCGGATGGTCTCGGCCCCGTGCACCGCCTCGATGACGGACTGTCCGCGTGCGGACTCCAGTCGGCGGACGTCCCCGTAGACCACGTGGGAACGCGTGAGGAACCGCCGGGTGGCGAGGACGTGGACGGGCAGGCAGACCAGACCGGCGAGGGCGAGCCGGGGGTCCAGGACCGCCAGCCCGACCAGGCTCAGACCGATGGTGAAGGCCGCGCCGGTGAGGTCGGGCAGCACGTCGGACGCGGCCTCGGAGATCGCCTCGACGTCCCGGGTGACCCGGGAGACCACGTCCGAACTGTCCGAGGACTCCAGGGTGCTGACGGGCAGATGGATCGCGGTCTCGAACACGTCCTCGCGCAGTGCGGCCAGGACGTCCTGGATCAGGGTGATCAGCATCCGGCCGCCCGCGAGGGCCAGGGCGGCGCCGGTGGCGGCGACGAGCAGCAGGGCGATGCCGAGGGTGGTGATCCGGTCGCGTCCGGACTGGTCGGTGACCGCGTCCACGACGCCGCCGAGGAGTGGCGGGGTGGCCAGGGTGACCGCCGTGCCGCTGAGCAGGGTGAGCAGCGCGGCGCAGAACCGGACGCGGTGGGCGCCGAGTCGGCGCAGCAGTTCCCGCCGGGTCCGGCGGGGGTCGGCGATGGGCAGGAGCCCGTGCGCGGGGGTCACCGGGGGGTTCCGTTCGGTTCGTGGTGGTCGGTGTCGAGGTCGACGACCCGGTCACAGGCGGAGAGCAGGATGCGGCTGGTGGTGATGAGCACAGTGGTGGCGGGCAGGGCGCGCAGTCCTTCGGCGATGCGCTGTTCGGTCACCGGGTCGACCGCGGTGGTGGGTTCGTCGAGGACGACGAGGTCGGCCCCGCTGTGCAGGGCGCGGGCGAGCAGCAGGCGCTGGCGCTGGCCGCCGGAGAGCCGGCGTCCGTGTTCGCCGACCTCGGCCTGGTCTCCCCCGATGTGTTCGAGCACGTCGTCGAGCATGGCCGCCCGGAGCACGGCGGGGTCGGCGTCGCCTCCCCGGGGGGTGAGGTTCGATCGCAGGGTGCCCGAGAACAGGGTGCCGTGGTGGGGCGGTGCGGCGATCCGGGTGCGGAGCCGGTCGGGCCCGAGGTCGACGGCGTCGGCCCCGTCGACGAGGAGTTCGCCCCGGCCGATGGGGACGCGGTAGCCGAGGCGGTCGCTGAGGTCGCGCGCGTGCCGGGGGTCGCGGGGTACGACGCCGACGAGTTCGCCGGGGCACAGGTCGAGGGGTTCGTGGTGGCCGGGCGGGTGCCAGCGCAGGGCCGGGGCGGCGGGATCGGTGGTACGGGCGCGCGGGGCGGGGTCGGGGCCGGCCGGCCGGGGGTCGACGAGGGGCGGTTCGTTGATCAGGTCGCTGAGCCGCCGGGCGGAGGCGCGTTTGTGGAGCCAGTTGGAGGCGAAGGTGCCGACGTGGGCGAGGGAACCCTGGAGGTACTGGGCGAGTCCGAGGACGGTGACGAGCTGACCGATGGTGATGTGCCCGTCGAGGGCGAGGTGTCCGGAGGCGGTGGCGAGCCCGGCGAGGAAGACTCCGGACAGCAGCAGGCTGACGCCGGAGTAGGTCAGGACAGCCCGTGCGGCGGCGATGGCGCCGCGCCGTGACTCGTCGCTGGCCGCGCGGTAGCGGCGGGCCGCCTCGGCCTGGGCGTTCATGCCGATGACCACCCGCAGCCCGGTGATCATGTCGGTGGCCACGTCGCCGGCCCGCGCCGCCGAACTCTGCTCGGCCAGTCCCCGGGCCTCCAGCGGCATCGAGATCCGCCGCATGAGGAGGAGCACCAGGACGGTGCTGGCGATGACGCCCGCGCCGAGGGGGACGGAGATCAGCAGCAGGGCGGCCGACGCCGTCAGGATCGCGGTGACGGTGGACGCCTGCTGGACGACGCTCCAGGAGACCCCGGCGACCCGGTAGGTGTCGGACGAGACCAGGGAGAGCGCTTCCCCCGCCCCGGGGCGCCGCCGGAGGGAGTACGGGGCGAGCAGCCGGGTCATGGTGCGTTGGCGCAGCTCGTGTTCGCCGTAGCCGTAGACGGTGACCATTGCCGCCGACGCGCGCTGGTAGGACAGGGACAGGGCGACGAACACCCCGGCGAGTACGGCGAGCCATCCGAACAGCGCCGGGCGGTCCGAGGGGGCGAGGGCCCGGTCGATGACGACGCCGATGAGGATCGGTACGAGGGCCTCGCACAGTTGGTGGACCATGAACGCCAGGGTGGTGAGGGCCAGTCGGCGGCCGCGTCCCCCGTGCAGGAGCGCGATGCGGAACAGCGTGGAGACGCTGCTGGGTTCGTGGGCCTGTACGGGTGGACGGGTGGCGGTGCCGGGCTCGTGCGCGGCGGTGCCGGGCTCGTGGGCGGCGGACTCGTGGCCGGTGCCGGACTCGTGGGCGGCGGCGGGTTTGTTCACCGTGCGTCCCGCTGCCGGGCCAGGGGGACGACCATGGGGGTACCGGTGACCGGATCGGGCACGACCTGGCAGGGCAGGTCGAACACCTCCCGTACGAGTCCGGCGGTCACCACCTCGTCCGGGGTGCCCTCGGCGACGACCCGGCCGTCCCGCATGGCGATCAGATGGGTCGCGTAACGGGCCGCGTGGTTCAGGTCGTGCAGGACGGCGACGAGGGTGTGACCGGCGCGGTGCAGATCGGTGAACAGCTCCAGCAGGTCGATCTGGTGGGCGATGTCGAGGAAGGTCGTCGGCTCGTCCAGCAGCAGGAGGGGGGTCTGCTGGGCGAGCACCATCGCCACCCAGACGCGCTGGCGCTGGCCGCCGGAGAGTTCGTCGACGTAACGCCCCGACAGTTCGGTGACGGAGGTGGCCGCCATGGCGTCGAGGGTGGCCCGCTCGTCCTGTTCGGTCCACTGGCGCAGCAGCTTCTGGTGCGGGTGGCGGCCCCGGGCGACCAGTTCGGCGACGGTGATCCCGTCCGGTGCCTGCGAGGTCTGGGGCAGCAGTCCGAGCAGCCGCGCGACCTCCTTGGAGCCGAAGCTCGCGAGGGACCGGCCGTCGAGCACCACCTGTCCGGCGGTGGGTTTCAGCAGCCGGGACACCGCGCGCAGCAGGGTGGACTTGCCGCAGGCGTTGGGGCCGATGACGACGGTGAAGGACCGGTCCGGGATTCGTACGTCCAGGTGTTCGGAGACGGGCCGCCGGTTGTAGCCGATGGAGGCGTCCCGCACTTCCAGCCGGGCCGGGTCCTGGGCCCGGGTGCGCTGTGCGGTGGTGGTCACGGGTACTCCTGGCGGCCGGGGGCGGTGGGGTGGTGGGGGCGGGAAGCGGTCATGGGCGGCGCCCCCGGTACTGACGGGCGAGCAGCCAGGCCAGGTAGGCACCGCCGACGCAGACCGTGACGACACCGACGGGCAGGTCGACGCGTTGGGCGACGAAGTCGGCGCCGACCAGGACGGCGGCCCCGGTGAGGGCGGCGGGGACGACGCGCAGGGTGGTGGAGCTCCTGGTCAGGCGCTGGGCGATCTGTGGTGCGGCGAGCGCGATGAACGAGATCGGGCCGACGGCTGCGGTCACCAGTGCGGTCAGCGCGACCCCGACGAGGGTGGCGGTGAGCCGGGCGCGCTGTGCGTTCACCCCGAGCGCGACGGCGGTGTCGTCGCCCATCTCCAGGTGGACGAGGGGGCGGACCACGGTGGCCGAGCAGACCAGGAGGAGAGCGAAGACGGCCGCGGTGGCCCGTAGTTGCTCGAAGCCGAGTCCGCTGAGGGAGCCGGCTCCCCAGGTGGCCGCGAGCATGGCCTGACGGGGGTTGACGGAGAGCAGCAGCATCGAGGTGAGGGAGCTGAGGAACGCGCCCACGGCGATGCCGACGATGATGAGCCGGAACGGTCGCAGCCCGTTCCGGTAGGCCAGCACGTACACCAGGACCGCGGTCACCGCCCCGCCGATCAGGGAACCCGAGGCGACGGCCAGGTAGTCGGCGGTGCCGAGCAGGAGCATCACGACGCTGGCGCCCGCGTACGAACCGGAGGCGAAGCCGATCACGTCGGGGGAACCGAGCGGGTTCCTGGTGAGCGACTGGAAGATCGCGCCGCTGATCGCGAGCGCCGCGCCGCAGACGATCGCGAACAGGAGTCTGGGCAGCCGCCAGGTCACCACGACGAGCCGGGCACGGGGGTCGGCGTCCGGGTCGAACAGGGCCGACAGGACCTGTCCCGGGGTGAGCGCGAGGGAACCGGTGCCCAGGGTGAGGACGCCGAGGACGGCCACGGTGAGGGCCAGTGCGGCGCAGACGAGGACGGAGCGCCGTTCGACGCGCAGCGCCACCCAGGTGCGGCGCAGGGTCCAGACGGTCCGGCCGAAGTCCGTCCGGTCGGGTACGGCTTCGGTCGTGGCTCCGGTGGTCACAGGGTGCTCACCTTCCGGCGCCGGACGAGGGCGACGAGGACGGGCGCGCCGACGAGCGCGGTGACGAGGCCGACCCGCAGTTCCCCGGAGGGGAGCACCACGCGTCCGATGATGTCGGCGGCCAGCAGGAAGGCGGGGGCGACGACGATCGTGACGGGCAGAATCCAGCGCTGGTCGGGGCCGACGAACCAGCGGACGATGTGGGGCACCATCAGGCCGACGAAGGCGATGGGACCGGCGACGGCGACGGCGGTCCCGGCCAGCAGGGTGACGGCGAGGATCACGGTCACCCGGGTGAGGGCGAGACGGGTGCCCTGGGACCGGGCGATGTCGTCGCCGAGCGCG from the Streptomyces sp. AM 4-1-1 genome contains:
- a CDS encoding ABC transporter ATP-binding protein, giving the protein MNKPAAAHESGTGHESAAHEPGTAAHEPGTATRPPVQAHEPSSVSTLFRIALLHGGRGRRLALTTLAFMVHQLCEALVPILIGVVIDRALAPSDRPALFGWLAVLAGVFVALSLSYQRASAAMVTVYGYGEHELRQRTMTRLLAPYSLRRRPGAGEALSLVSSDTYRVAGVSWSVVQQASTVTAILTASAALLLISVPLGAGVIASTVLVLLLMRRISMPLEARGLAEQSSAARAGDVATDMITGLRVVIGMNAQAEAARRYRAASDESRRGAIAAARAVLTYSGVSLLLSGVFLAGLATASGHLALDGHITIGQLVTVLGLAQYLQGSLAHVGTFASNWLHKRASARRLSDLINEPPLVDPRPAGPDPAPRARTTDPAAPALRWHPPGHHEPLDLCPGELVGVVPRDPRHARDLSDRLGYRVPIGRGELLVDGADAVDLGPDRLRTRIAAPPHHGTLFSGTLRSNLTPRGGDADPAVLRAAMLDDVLEHIGGDQAEVGEHGRRLSGGQRQRLLLARALHSGADLVVLDEPTTAVDPVTEQRIAEGLRALPATTVLITTSRILLSACDRVVDLDTDHHEPNGTPR
- a CDS encoding ABC transporter ATP-binding protein; this encodes MTPAHGLLPIADPRRTRRELLRRLGAHRVRFCAALLTLLSGTAVTLATPPLLGGVVDAVTDQSGRDRITTLGIALLLVAATGAALALAGGRMLITLIQDVLAALREDVFETAIHLPVSTLESSDSSDVVSRVTRDVEAISEAASDVLPDLTGAAFTIGLSLVGLAVLDPRLALAGLVCLPVHVLATRRFLTRSHVVYGDVRRLESARGQSVIEAVHGAETIRAYRTQDQHLGEVARRGALAVERQRDGVRLRNRFTGWLHAAEFLGLAAVLMTGYALLGSGAVTLGAATAAALYFHRLFGPVGALLGSLDDIQRATVGLARLVGVTDLGRDPGGTATEAGATHPPEIEVKGVSYAYDGGGPALSEVSLHVSAGSSLALVGASGSGKSTLARLIAGQGEPSEGRITVGDAGTPAGRYLVTQEVHLFNGTLADNLRIARPTATDDELRHALREAGADWALELESGLDTPLGPGGAPLDDGAVQHLALTRVLLADPPVVVLDEATAESGTRTGSLLGALERVTRGRTSVIVAHRLEQARAADHIVILTRGRVAEQGGHDELLSRAGRYAALWHAYTPAARP
- a CDS encoding M4 family metallopeptidase; amino-acid sequence: MSASAIALPVALAAPAPAPTPTAGPSAFAAAPFTTDPTPEVRSRVADHAQKALAAHAGAAHQADGDVFAVRNVAVDRDGSASVRFDRKYKGLPAYGGDVVVRLKKDGTYESLATGSQTSGAVSTKPELAASGATKAAKGAFEGRVDSVSTPKLAVQMEGSAATLVWESVVSGVRADQTPSRLHVLVDARSGKVVRTNDEVHTFAASGDARVAASVAAAQKPASGLNTAGTGQSIYSGKVSIDLTQSGSSYAMKDPSHGNGYTTNLNHATNGTGTTFTNSTGNFGNGSNSDPASAAVDAHYGAAMTFDYFKNAQGRNGIFGDGRGVPSRTHYGNAYVNAFWDGSQMTYGDGQGNARPLVELDVAGHEMSHGVSGALTGWDETGETGGMNEGTSDIFGTLVEFYANNPVDPPDYTMGELINISGNNQPLRWMNQPSLDGQSPDCWSSNNGNLDPHYSMGPLNHWFFLAAVGSGNHGYGNSPTCNNSTVTGIGNDKVGKIWYKALASYANSRENFHQARTDSLRAAADLYGAHCTEYNTIDAAWAAVSVTGADPVPGSCNSQPGSPSVTSPGNQNGTVGTEVSLQIQASDPGGKALTYSATGLPAGLTINASTGRVTGTPTTAGTSSVKVTAKNTDNATGEATFTWTITTGGGNPPQGCGNLPAWNATSSYSPGDQVSYNGHTWASQWYSTGAQPDAPGSWAVWKDQGAC
- a CDS encoding siderophore-interacting protein produces the protein MTIHRAVVARVRPLTGTMVRITFHGGDLAAFTSTGVPDEYVRLFFPHGPDRADLSLPETTENGGWRTPEGRPTAPMRTYTVRAVRPDTGEIDIDFVLHSHGVASGWAAAARPGDVIGLNAPTGLYRPPADLTWQILVADLTGLPAVARIMEDSPAGVTTRAVIEVPGPSSVQPLPDRPHARTTWSHGGNGHGPSRLAELVEAAVPPGTDPAGGYIWVAGRTDVLREVRRHLRKELKLPTERFKVVGYWMPGAETWTDRYEALPAAVRSELDALWDAPAEEDQEDVTVRYEARLSDLGL
- a CDS encoding iron chelate uptake ABC transporter family permease subunit — translated: MTTGATTEAVPDRTDFGRTVWTLRRTWVALRVERRSVLVCAALALTVAVLGVLTLGTGSLALTPGQVLSALFDPDADPRARLVVVTWRLPRLLFAIVCGAALAISGAIFQSLTRNPLGSPDVIGFASGSYAGASVVMLLLGTADYLAVASGSLIGGAVTAVLVYVLAYRNGLRPFRLIIVGIAVGAFLSSLTSMLLLSVNPRQAMLAATWGAGSLSGLGFEQLRATAAVFALLLVCSATVVRPLVHLEMGDDTAVALGVNAQRARLTATLVGVALTALVTAAVGPISFIALAAPQIAQRLTRSSTTLRVVPAALTGAAVLVGADFVAQRVDLPVGVVTVCVGGAYLAWLLARQYRGRRP
- a CDS encoding ABC transporter ATP-binding protein, with the translated sequence MEVRDASIGYNRRPVSEHLDVRIPDRSFTVVIGPNACGKSTLLRAVSRLLKPTAGQVVLDGRSLASFGSKEVARLLGLLPQTSQAPDGITVAELVARGRHPHQKLLRQWTEQDERATLDAMAATSVTELSGRYVDELSGGQRQRVWVAMVLAQQTPLLLLDEPTTFLDIAHQIDLLELFTDLHRAGHTLVAVLHDLNHAARYATHLIAMRDGRVVAEGTPDEVVTAGLVREVFDLPCQVVPDPVTGTPMVVPLARQRDAR